From Haliotis asinina isolate JCU_RB_2024 chromosome 8, JCU_Hal_asi_v2, whole genome shotgun sequence, a single genomic window includes:
- the LOC137294506 gene encoding maleylacetoacetate isomerase-like codes for MSKRMLLYGHCSSSCTWRVKIALAIKGMQYEEVSLTDDLMENCPNFLKASPLRQVPALVHGECCLTQSIAILEYLEEIQPNPRLLPVDPVLRAKTRALAETVVSSIQPYQCCNDTMVSRVGGEEKFKEWADFWINRGFAAIEVMLKETHGKFCIGDDVTVADLCMVPQYNNAVNRYNIDVSGYPTMSKIAEHCLKLEPFSSTRPPVA; via the exons AGGATGCTTCTCTACGGCCACTGTTCAAGTTCCTGCACCTGGAGAGTGAAAATAG CTCTGGCAATCAAAGGAATGCAGTATGAAGAAGTTTCCTTGACGGATGATTTAATG GAAAACTGTCCCAACTTCTTGAAAGCCAGTCCTTTGCGGCAGGTGCCAGCTCTTGTACATGGCGAATGCTGTTTGACGCAGTCG ATAGCCATCTTAGAGTACCTGGAAGAAATACAACCCAACCCACGATTGCTGCCAGTGGACCCAGTTCTGAGAGCGAAG ACCCGGGCACTGGCGGAGACAGTTGTATCATCTATCCAGCCATACCAGTGCTGCAATGACACCATGGTATCCAGAGTTGGAGGGGAAGAGAAATTTAAGGAATGGGCAGACTTTTGGATAAACAGAGGGTTTGCTG CCATTGAAGTGATGCTGAAAGAAACACATGGGAAATTCTGCATcggtgatgacgtcacagttgcGGATCTGTGCATGGTGCCTCAATATAACAACGCAGTCAACAG ATACAACATTGACGTGAGTGGGTATCCAACGATGTCGAAAATAGCCGAACACTGCTTGAAACTGGAACCTTTTTCCTCAACAAGGCCACCAGTTGCGTAG
- the LOC137294504 gene encoding lysosomal proton-coupled steroid conjugate and bile acid symporter SLC46A3-like has protein sequence MAVIRCCRRQFDLNHITVEPVLFLYMIGSFLAIPTFQAFVYNKVCLDKYNETFCSSLRNKTFQEDHKTEEDYVQSETSYWILKKNIVERVPACLIVVFILGSWGDKVGRKLPVIIPSVGATLSYVVYTILSIYPSSKVEYLMIAAAVNGLSGSFTALLMAGYSYVTHIADPSNKTARVGIVEAVIFLAGTVGVFISGVMLDNTSFTFVFAFMAGCSFLGLAYAVIRLENLTATTTRPESESVCTYWLLGSVKESARCVMKKRQEKRTLCIFLLLIIFNIYVIGTVCEGDVLLLYTRRAPLSWSQTTLGYYQGLENFLRSLMLVSVLPLCRKLRNTTIALWGFTSKIIGLVVLGLSKRTWEVFLVAVIAMFQGFQAAVVRSLMSSLVDQAEQGRLFGLLAAMDSVAVMVASLMFNQLYPATLDFFPGFSFMVAAGLSVIAAVIMLYLHFNPRGLVLDDSTIAKTVKGDTNDNSKEDNKVETVTTHM, from the exons ATGGCTGTTATTAGATGTTGCCGACGGCAGTTCGATTTGAATCACATAACAGTCGAGccagttttgtttctttataTGATCGGGTCCTTTCTAGCCATCCCAACCTTCCAAGCCTTTGTGTATAACAAAGTCTGCCTTGACAAATACAACGAAACTTTCTGCAGCAGCCTGCGCAACAAGACGTTCCAAGAGGACCACAAAACAGAGGAGGATTATGTCCAGTCTGAGACGTCCTACTGGATCTTAAAGAAAAATATTGTAGAACGTGTTCCGGCATGTTTGATTGTTGTGTTTATCCTCGGATCCTGGGGAGACAAAGTGGGCCGGAAACTACCTGTGATTATACCCAGTGTAGGGGCAACGTTGTCTTACGTTGTGTATACGATTTTGTCCATTTACCCTTCAAGTAAAGTTGAGTATTTGATGATTGCTGCAGCAGTTAATGGTCTGTCTGGGAGCTTCACTGCCCTGCTGATGGCAGGGTACAGCTACGTGACGCATATCGCTGATCCCTCCAATAAAACGGCGCGAGTAGGAATCGTGGAGGCTGTTATCTTCTTAGCTGGAACTGTTGGGGTCTTCATATCAGGAGTCATGTTGGACAATACAAGCTTCACATTCGTCTTTGCCTTCATGGCTGGATGTTCCTTCCTAGGACTTGCATACGCGGTCATACGTTTAGAGAACCTAACGGCTACAACAACCAGACCCGAGAGTGAAAGTGTTTGCACTTATTGGCTTCTTGGATCTGTCAAGGAGTCTGCTCGTTGTGTAATGAAGAAGAGGCAAGAGAAGAGAACTCTCTGCATCTTCTTACTGCTCATTATCTTCAACATCTATGTCATCGGGACAGTGT GTGAAGGAGACGTCCTTCTCTTGTACACAAGGCGAGCCCCACTCAGCTGGTCACAAACAACTTTGGGTTACTATCAGGGTCTGGAGAACTTCCTTCGTAGTTTGATGCTGGTCTCAGTTCTGCCTCTGTGTAGGAAGCTGAGGAACACAACTATAGCACTGTGGGGCTTCACGTCCAAAATCATCGGTCTGGTGGTTTTGGGACTCAGCAAGCGGACATGGGAAGTCTTTCTAG TGGCAGTGATTGCCATGTTCCAAGGCTTTCAAGCAGCTGTTGTTCGGTCACTCATGTCCAGTTTGGTCGACCAGGCTGAACAGG GGCGCTTGTTTGGGCTTCTAGCTGCAATGGACAGCGTTGCTGTCATGGTGGCATCCTTGATGTTCAACCAACTCTACCCAGCAACTCTTGATTTCTTCCCTGGCTTCAGCTTCATGGTGGCTGCTGGTCTGTCTGTCATTGCCGCGGTCATCATGCT GTATCTTCATTTTAATCCGAGAGGACTTGTTCTGGATGACTCTACAATTGCAAAAACCGTGAAAGGAGACACAAATGACAACAGCAAAG AGGACAATAAAGTGGAGACTGTGACGACCCACATGTAA